In a genomic window of Trichoderma atroviride chromosome 4, complete sequence:
- a CDS encoding uncharacterized protein (EggNog:ENOG41~TransMembrane:10 (i66-91o103-121i133-157o163-183i195-216o228-246i294-319o331-351i358-378o384-408i)~SMCOG1106:major facilitator transporter~antiSMASH:Cluster_4.1) — protein MAPLKLTPSISEIENNVNATLSNTLEKDHTDYEQVDKELAKYIADARITISQEKNIELRRKIDRRILVVMISTYFLQAIDKGTMSFASIMGIKDDTHLSGQDYNWLTTCVFITILIVEYPQNYIISKVPIGKYLGFNIVAWGSVLACTAACTNFTGLLVVRTLLGLFESVCQPSFVILSSMWYRREEQAARVTYWYMMNGAQQIVGGLLAYCFSLIKTGPLQSWKWLFLIYGAISIVFGLFVAWWMPDSPMRAKCFSEEDKTLMIERVRDNQTGIQNRKWKKYQFIEGLKDPQIWGYCLIQLCTTLPTSGLGAFQGIIIQSLGFTVLQTQLLAMVLGFYIIIVLLGSTYLVKLTNQNLSIMGAFVIPSFIGPQVFLYWNAPRYFIAFATHLGCYTLLVIVIISLRFYLVWENKKRDNLAAAGVYQARDERMLHAWEDLTDKENVNFRYVY, from the exons ATGGCGCCACTAAAGCTGACTCCAAGTATCAGCGAAATTGAGAACAATGTCAATGCAACATTGTCAAACACGCTTGAGAAAGACCACACTGATTACGAGCAAGTCGATAAAGAGCTTGCCAAGTACATTGCCGATGCTAGAATCACCATTAGCCAAGAAAAGAATATCGAGTTACGTCGGAAAATCGACCGACGTatcttggtggtgatgatatCAACATATTTTTTGCAGGCCATTGATAAGGGTACAATGTCTTTTGCCTCTATTATGGGCATTAAAGATGACACGCACCTGAGTGGGCAAGAT TATAACTGGTTGACGACTTGCGTCTTCATCACGATCCTCATTGTTGAATACCCTcaaaattatataatttccAAAGTTCCGATTGGCAAGTATCTTGGCTTCAATATTGTTGCATGGGGTTCCGTCTTAGCCTGCACTGCAGCGTGTACGAACTTTACCGGACTCCTTGTAGTGCGCACCTTacttggcctttttgaaTCAGTTTGTCAACCATCGTTTGTCATCTTATCCTCAATGTGGTACAGGCGGGAGGAGCAAGCTGCTCGGGTCACTTATTG GTACATGATGAATGGCGCACAGCAAATCGTCGGTGGCCTCCTCGCCTACTGTTTTAGCCTTATCAAGACTGGGCCTTTACAGTCGTGGAAGTGGTTATTCCTCATCTATGGGGCCATCTCTATCGTTTTCGGGCTTTTTGTTGCATGGTGGATGCCTGATTCGCCTATGCGAGCCAAATGCTTCAGCGAAGAGGATAAAACGCTCATGATTGAGAGAGTCCGAGACAACCAGACAGGCATCCAAAACcgaaaatggaagaaataCCAGTTTATCGAAGGCCTGAAAGATCCCCAGATCTGGGGCTATTGTTTGATCCAGCTCTGTACTACTCTACCTACATCGGGCCTGGGCGCTTTCCAAGGCATCATTATCCAGAGTCTGGGATTCACAGTGCTACAGACCCAATTGCTAGCCATGGTGCTTGGGTTTTATATCATCATTGTACTCCTGGGCTCAACTTACTTGGTTAAATTGACTAACCAAAACCTATCTATAATGGGCGCATTTGTGATCCC ATCTTTCATCG GCCCTCAAGTATTTCTTTATTGGAACGCTCCTCGATATTTCATTGCTTTTGCTACTCACCTTGGGTGTTATACTTTGCTTGTCATTGTGATCATTTCTTTGCGCTTTTACCTAGTTTGGGAGAACAAGAAACGAGATAATCTGGCGGCCGCTGGAGTTTATCAGGCGCGAGATGAGCGAATGCTGCATGCATGGGAAGATTTGACGGATAAGGAGAATGTCAACTTTCGCTATGTCTATTAA
- a CDS encoding uncharacterized protein (EggNog:ENOG41~TransMembrane:14 (i87-103o109-135i156-177o183-205i217-239o245-266i278-297o309-327i347-369o381-405i412-431o437-462i474-494o514-534i)) codes for MIEEDPESRDGTQNSSSTRLEMKNADEKSLENSSGVLGVSKMASKENETKQRISSSPSENAHSDMEATDPGLERAVSRVPTLSKKRAYAFITVVVLTQLVQMMDFGSGIVSASIIGNILGVTPAQAAWIASSYPLTQGSFVLVSGRLGAVFGHKKLLTIGCAWWVFWNMATAAYGGTIISISIMRALAGIGGGLIVPNAVALLTIAFPPGRQRNLSLALFASMGPVGGAGGCVIVGIFIQWLHWTWLFFFLATLGLVVYGIAILIIEEDLPLDPTGSIDWVGSYLALGGLILFNIVWNQAPVVGWDEPYEYILLIIAVLHFALFILWEAKYAPVPILPVDIWRAPSFSAIVVVLFLIFMSLGIYLWYVVVFLLNIRHYSAVILGCVWIPMAICGVGAAFLAAWAVPRMPAQFLVAAGCVGAAGTNILLATTPVHQTYWAMIFPAMILVAFTGDMVFAAGQIIASSGVSRRHQGAAGSLIGMLFTYGMSTGLGFAGTVERYVDPDATNLLKGYRAAAYLAIGFAVGGLIIDLIFVRMKKNTTEGWQGEDAELNA; via the exons ATGATAGAAGAGGATCCAGAAAGCCGGGACGGCACTCAAAACTCGTCTTCAACACGGCTAGAAATGAAGAATGCCGATGAAAAGAGCCTCGAAAATTCGTCGGGAGTCCTTGGAGTGTCTAAGATGGCCTCCAAAGAGAATGAGACAAAGCAAAGAATTTCTTCTAGCCCCTCGGAAAATGCTCATTCGGATATGGAGGCAACCGATCCTGGCCTAGAACGGGCCGTTTCTCGTGTTCCGACTCTCTCCAAAAAGCGTGCTTATGCATTTATTACTGTTGTTGTACTTACGCAACTCGTCCAGATGATGGATTTTGGCAGTGGTATAGTCAGCGCGAGCATCATTGGCAATATTCTCGGCGTGACGCCAGCCCAAGCCGCTTGGATCGCCTCTTCATATCCTCTTACTCAGGGTTCATTCGTTCTCGTTAGTGGCAGACTCGGTGCAGTATTTGGGCATAAGAAGCTCTTGACGATTGGGTGTGCATGGTGGGTATTTTGGAATATGGCCACGGCCGCTTACGGAGGCACCATCAttagcatcagcatcatgaGAGCTCTGGCCGGGATCGGCGGTGGGCTGATTGTGCCGAATGCTGTGGCGCTGTTAACTATTGCTTTTCCTCCAGGCCGACAGAGAAATCTATCCCTTGCTCTGTTTGCCTCTATGGGCCCGGTGGGCGGAGCAGGAGGCTGTGTTATTGTCGGTATTTTCATACAATGGCTTCATTGGACCtggctctttttctttct TGCAACTCTCGGGCTCGTCGTGTATGGAATCGCCATTCTTATCATAGAAGAAGATCTCCCTCTAGACCCCACAGGCTCTATCGATTGGGTTGGGTCTTACTTGGCACTTGGCGGACTTATCTTGTTCAATATTGTTTGGAA TCAAGCACCTGTAGTCGGTTGGGATGAGCCCTACGAGTACATTctgctcatcatcgccgtgcTTCACTTTGCATTATTTATACTTTGGGAAGCCAAATATGCTCCAGTTCCCATACTACCAGTTGACATTTGGAGGGCGCCGTCATTCAGTGCCATTGTTGTGGTTCtattcctcatcttcatgaGTCTTGGAATTTATCTTTGGTACGTAGTTGTCTTCCTTCTCAACATCCGCCACTACTCGGCTGTTATCCTGGGCTGTGTGTGGATACCAATGGCTATCTGCGGCGTTGGTGCAGCATTTTTGGCAGCATGGGCTGTACCTAGAATGCCCGCCCAGTTCCTTGTCGCAGCCGGGTGTGTAGGGGCAGCAGGGACAAATATCCTCCTCGCAACAACGCCAGTGCACCAGACTTATTGGGCCATGATCTTTCCTGCAATGATCCTCGTGGCCTTTACTGGGGACATGGTATTCGCGGCAGGCCAAATCATTGCAAGCAGTGGTGTATCAAGGCGTCATCAGGGCGCGGCAGGCTCACTTATTGGTATGCTTTTCACCTATGGAATGAGCACTGGTCTGGGATTCGCTGGGACTGTTGAACGATATGTTGACCCGGACGCCACGAACCTGTTGAAGGGATACCGAGCTGCAGCATACCTGGCTATTGGATTTGCTGTTGGTGGTCTCATCATTGATCTTATATTTGTTcgaatgaagaagaacacGACCGAAGGCTGGCAGGGTGAGGATGCTGAATTGAATGCCTAA
- a CDS encoding uncharacterized protein (EggNog:ENOG41~SECRETED:SignalP(1-21)~CAZy:GH92~antiSMASH:Cluster_4.1), whose amino-acid sequence MHKPSIPSALLVLSLKLFAEASTGPERSPRLDETSETTSYHANAGNLKYVNPFIGTQGGDPNDNGGMIPSVAPPFAMTRWTPQTRENYISQVPYSNWDDRIHGFQATHQPAIWMGENGHVTLMPGLGDEIQPLFQKRGLAFKKSDESSTAYVYEVKLDATSVGEYGWNLTEQAASEQFGDQCPPCPGGAAPVPDTVRDGTNGRTRRSLDNDVGDVLGRYSPRAASSNSGSTGGNQSSIKVSMSASAHVGHLRIDFDNENKQQPSVFIQASRLNWTGHIDIDEARHEISGSNPQRHDYNLGPDRPKSFNMFFVSRFSVPFESYGVTQGGKVIEGKTTINGKFVGGYVKFNKSVQRVEVRTGVSYISVAQARRNLDTEIPDGSSFDTTVQNAKAAWLDKLGRITVTGVNKTDSEHDQRTVFYTALFHALQYPSDFSEPTTSASGGTRLFYSGYTDSVHAEQDSYYQSWSIWDTYRAEHSLLALLAPERVDSMMRTLLRIFDWTGRLPLWANLVETNIMIATNADVILANALIRGFQGFNVTNAWKAVQTDAYKPPENDTELLYYDREPFTPREARAGLTSYLEHGWVDNDHWSEAASRTLDYSLNDYACAVVAAHSGNNESSKELMARSKNYAKLWNSETEFMQTRNNNGTFALDSWGWTEGDKWVYTFDVMHDVNGLAALFKNGKKGMKSKLDAHFGGGHNMQSNEPSHHVPYLYSAIGYASSTAEQVRSIAWDNYNATASGLSGNEDLGQMSAWYIFSALGFYPVNPASDEYIVGTPFFDEVRIVLPKGPLGGGQALVISAPGAGTEGKSYVKSLKVDGKSIRRPVLLHSEIVKARRIEFEMSNQPTSWGSKIELS is encoded by the coding sequence ATGCATAAGCCATCCATTCCTTCGGCACTGCTCGTGCTATCGTTGAAGCTCTTCGCAGAAGCCTCGACAGGGCCGGAACGCTCCCCACGCCTCGACGAGACAAGCGAAACTACCTCTTACCACGCGAATGCTGGGAATCTCAAATATGTTAACCCTTTCATTGGCACTCAAGGCGGTGACCCAAACGATAATGGCGGCATGATCCCATCGGTTGCTCCTCCGTTCGCGATGACGCGCTGGACACCGCAAACACGCGAGAATTACATCTCCCAAGTGCCTTATTCGAACTGGGACGATCGAATCCACGGTTTCCAGGCGACGCATCAACCGGCGATCTGGATGGGTGAAAATGGGCACGTTACACTTATGCCAGGACTTGGCGATGAGATCCAACCGCTCTTTCAAAAACGAGGACTTGccttcaagaagagcgaTGAGAGTAGTACGGCATATGTCTATGAAGTAAAGCTCGACGCAACGTCAGTGGGTGAATATGGATGGAATTTGACCGAACAGGCAGCCTCTGAGCAGTTTGGAGACCAATGCCCGCCTTGCCCGGGAGGAGCCGCCCCAGTACCAGATACCGTCAGAGATGGGACAAATGGTCGCACGAGGCGGAGCTTGGATAATGATGTTGGTGATGTGCTGGGGAGATATTCACCGAGAGCTGCTTCCAGCAATTCTGGCTCGACCGGTGGAAACCAGAGCTCGATTAAAGTATCGATGAGCGCGTCTGCGCACGTGGGCCATTTAAGGATCGATTTCGACAACGAGAACAAGCAACAGCCATCTGTGTTTATTCAAGCAAGCCGGCTCAATTGGACCGGCCACATCGATATTGATGAAGCCCGCCACGAGATTTCTGGCAGCAATCCTCAAAGGCACGATTACAACTTGGGTCCGGATCGCCCCAAGTCGTTCAACATGTTCTTCGTCTCGCGGTTCTCCGTGCCTTTTGAGTCCTATGGCGTTACCCAGGGCGGAAAAGTCATAGAAGGAAAGACAACGATTAACGGCAAATTCGTTGGCGGCTATGTCAAGTTTAACAAGTCTGTTCAACGCGTGGAAGTGCGCACGGGGGTATCTTATATAAGTGTTGCTCAAGCTCGAAGAAACCTCGACACCGAGATTCCTGACGGCTCATCATTCGATACCACGGTTCAAAATGCAAAGGCAGCGTGGCTGGACAAATTAGGTCGCATAACTGTGACAGGTGTGAATAAGACCGACTCAGAACACGACCAGCGGACCGTTTTCTATACCGCTCTATTCCACGCGCTACAATATCCCAGTGATTTCTCTGAGCCTACTACAAGCGCCAGTGGCGGAACACGCCTGTTTTATAGCGGTTATACGGATAGTGTCCACGCAGAACAAGACTCGTACTATCAGTCTTGGTCCATTTGGGACACCTACCGGGCTGAGCATTCTCTATTGGCTCTCCTTGCGCCTGAGCGCGTTGACTCCATGATGCGTACATTGTTGCGTATATTCGACTGGACTGGGCGCCTCCCACTCTGGGCCAACCTAGTTGAAACCAATATAATGATCGCTACGAATGCGGACGTTATACTTGCAAATGCGCTCATACGAGGTTTCCAAGGCTTTAATGTTACAAACGCTTGGAAGGCTGTTCAAACTGATGCGTACAAGCCTCCCGAAAACGATACAGAGCTTCTATACTACGACAGGGAACCATTTACTCCCCGCGAAGCGCGCGCAGGCCTTACAAGCTATCTTGAGCATGGATGGGTGGATAATGACCATTGGTCTGAAGCTGCAAGTCGAACGCTGGATTACTCACTCAACGACTATGCTTGTGCTGTTGTGGCTGCGCACTCGGGCAACAATGAATCTTCCAAAGAGCTCATGGCGCGCTCGAAGAATTACGCGAAGCTTTGGAATTCAGAGACAGAATTTATGCAGACACGCAATAACAATGGCACATTCGCCCTAGACAGCTGGGGATGGACTGAGGGGGATAAATGGGTTTATACATTCGACGTAATGCACGACGTTAATGGTTTAGCAGCACTCTTCAAGAACGGGAAGAAGGGCATGAAGTCTAAGCTCGATGCACACTTTGGTGGAGGCCACAACATGCAAAGTAATGAACCATCACATCATGTGCCATATCTGTATTCTGCGATTGGATATGCTTCCAGCACGGCAGAGCAGGTGCGCAGTATTGCTTGGGACAATTACAATGCTACAGCAAGTGGATTGAGTGGGAACGAAGACTTGGGCCAGATGAGCGCCTGGTATATCTTCTCAGCGCTGGGGTTTTATCCAGTGAATCCTGCAAGCGACGAGTATATTGTAGGCACGCCATTCTTCGACGAAGTCAGAATAGTGTTACCAAAGGGCCCCTTGGGAGGAGGACAGGCGCTAGTAATTTCTGCACCTGGAGCAGGGACTGAGGGTAAAAGCTATGTCAAGTCTCTCAAAGTCGACGGTAAGAGTATACGTCGGCCTGTGCTACTGCATAGCGAGATTGTTAAAGCTAGGAGGATTGAGTTTGAGATGAGTAACCAACCTACATCTTGGGGGTCAAAGATTGAACTGAGCTAG
- a CDS encoding uncharacterized protein (antiSMASH:Cluster_4.1), giving the protein MSSKALGFDAKQIHSTIQLLIHGLVNIRDETGEFLMTLADGRVIDTKGWNDWEWTHGIGLYGIWHYYQVTGDAKYLQIIEDWFQNRFDSGAGGEWAYHDLKRTKFGGMQHITYLEENDQQLWDDTLMMTVLPLAKIGMVLGRPHYVKEAKYQFLLHLQYLFDTKTGLFFHGWTFNDGGHNFASARWARGNSWLTIVIPEFLELLDLASDDPFHIHLKSTLTAQCEALKTLQAPSGLWRTLLDHSEEEGSYVESSATAGFAFGLLKGHRKRYIQPGYREVAFKAVQGVLKNISSDGQLLNTSFGTGMGSNLEFYKKIPITPMPYGQAMAILALVEVLKVFI; this is encoded by the exons ATGTCTTCTAAAGCACTTGGATTTGATGCAAAACAGATACATTCCACAATACAACTTCTGATCCATGGCCTGGTCAACATTAGAGATGAGACTGGAGAGTTTCTTATGACTCTAGCAGATGGCCGGGTTATAGACACAAAAGGATGGAACGACTGGGAATGGACGCACGGCATTGGCCTCTATGGGATATGGCATTACTACCAGGTTACTGGTGATGCAAAGTATCTTCAGATAATCGAAGACTGGTTCCAGAATCGATTTGACTCGGGCG CTGGGGGGGAATGGGCATATCACGACTTGAAGCGAACCAAATTTGGAGGAATGCAACACATTACATATCTGGAAGAAAACGACCAGCAATTATGGGATGACACCCTCATGATGACCGtgttgccattggccaaGATTGGAATGGTATTGGGTCGCCCCCACTACGTGAAAGAAGCAAAGTATCAGTTTTTGCTCCACCTTCAGTATCTATTTGATACTAAGACGGGTCTCTTTTTCCACGGATGGACTTTCAATGACGGTGGCCATAACTTTGCGTCTGCACGGTGGGCGCGTGGGAACAGCTGGCTCACTATTGTCATACCAGAATTCCTCGAATTGTTAGATCTAGCTTCTGACGATCCGTTTCATATTCATCTCAAGTCTACGTTAACCGCGCAATGCGAGGCTTTAAAAACTTTGCAGGCGCCAAGCGGGCTTTGGCGCACATTATTGGACCAttcggaagaagaagggtcGTATGTGGAATCCAGTGCAACAGCTGGTTTTGCATTCGGCCTGTTGAAGGGACATAGGAAACGTTATATTCAGCCGGGCTATCGTGAAGTTGCATTCAAAGCTGTACAAGGTGTTTTGAAGAACATTAGTTCAGATGGGCAATTACTAAACACATCCTTTGGAACAGGCATGGGATCCAACTTGGAGTTTTACAAAAAGATTCCAATCACGCCTATGCCTTACGGCCAGGCAATGGCAATTCTAGCGCTGGTTGAAGTCTTGAAGGTCTTCATATAG
- a CDS encoding uncharacterized protein (EggNog:ENOG41~antiSMASH:Cluster_4.1) codes for MELKFPYTYKHIHAFKKGLGGAWHIPPRWIDNNQSPPENIIEAVRLASKAVESHPERHIPFSNIPLMMHQKWDTTQLLGTKEMILSYIETWLTDAISPPPGSSEMAYFLWDNEGVLTLMEEYENDLVSDFVEVFSPVEKVDIFRIAVCKWFGGIYGDVDTKALKHPSQWIHSADISEWTDGMTGKSYGLNDTTLANISKSSGQPLPVNAIWGIECDTDPNTNAHWRMAYTYPVQLTNWAFASASNHPILHYFLDCLKEKAAEARDRVLKHPGTSLSELHYDPVTRTGPVAVTEATNWWLEKHDDLRWNALTGLKDGGKTKLVGDVLILPITGFSPTDEKYSRMGEKSWDDPDARLAHKAMGSWHHTNIIVEYGKFCRSFFGLCKDWQKMW; via the exons ATGGAACTCAAGTTCCCATACACCTACAAACATATTCACGCCTTCAAAAAAGGTCTAGGAGGAG CATGGCATATTCCCCCAAGGTGGATCGACAACAACCAGTCACCGCCCGAAAACATCATCGAAGCAGTACGATTAGCATCAAAAGCCGTCGAGTCTCATCCCGAGCGCCATATTCCGTTCTCAAATATTCCCCTCATGATGCATCAAAAATGGGATACCACTCAGCTACTTGGCACAAAGGAGATGATTCTTTCCTACATAGAGACATGGCTGACAGATGccatctctcctcctccgggATCTAGTGAAATGGCATATTTTCTCTGGGATAATGAAGGCGTTTTAACACTGATGGAAGAGTACGAGAACGATCTGGTGAGCGATTTTGTCGAGGTGTTTTCACCTGTAGAAAAGGTGGACATTTTCCGCATTGCAGTTTGTAAATGGTTTGGGGGTATT TACGGCGACGTCGACACGAAAGCGCTTAAACACCCGTCTCAGTGGATTCACTCAGCTGATATCTCTGAATGGACCGATGGAATGACTGGGAAGTCATATGGCTTAAACGATACTACGCTGGCGAATATAAGCAAAAGCTCTGGGCAACCTCTACCGGTAAACGCAATTTGGGGGATTGAATGCGATACAGACCCGAACACAAATGCTCATTGGCGCATGGCATATACATATCCTGTGCAGCTTACAAACTGGGcatttgcatctgcatccaACCATCCTATACTGCATTATTTCTTGGATTGTCTGAAGGAGAAAGCTGCCGAAGCTAGAGACAGGGTTCTAAAGCATCCAGGTACCAGCTTATCCGAGCTACACTACGATCCAGTAACGCGCACAGGCCCTGTAGCCGTCACAGAAGCTACTAATTGGTGGTTGGAAAAGCACGACGACTTGAGATGGAACGCATTGACGGGCTTAAAGGACGGTGGGAAGACTAAGCTAGTGGGCGACGTCTTGATTCTTCCGATAACAGGATTCAG CCCAACGGACGAGAAATACAGCAGAATGGGAGAGAAATCTTGGGACGATCCTGATGCTCGACTTGCTCACAAAGCTATGGGCTCATGGCATCACACGAATATCATAGTTGAGTATGGTAAATTTTGTCGCTCATTCTTTGGTCTATGTAAGGATTGGCAGAAGATGTGGTAA
- a CDS encoding uncharacterized protein (SECRETED:SignalP(1-28)~antiSMASH:Cluster_4.1~CAZy:GH6) — protein MCPIHSVTVSTWRDVYLLLWLLWPHWQPLPLSWKNDRLALAFGDNAEAKVGLEQHAVLLVAHVSSPTPTTHNVFLAPEEVRVPLHSLPLPARHPRQLDQAQRLPPPSSSTPPPPVGSGTATYQGNPFSGINPWANSFYAQEVSSSAIPSLSGAMATAAAAAAKVPSFMWLDTLSKTSLLSSTLSDIRAANKAGGNYAGQFVVYDLPDRDCAAAASNGEYSIADNGVANYKNYIDTIVGILKTYSDIRTILVIEPDSLANLVTNLSVAKCSNAQAAYLECINYAITQLNLPNVAMYLDAGHAGWLGWPANQQPAAQLFASVYKNASSPRAVRGLATNVANYNGWNITSAPSYTQGNSVYNEQLYIHAISPLLTQQGWSNTYFITDQGRSGKQPTGQQAWGDWCNVIGTGFGIRPSANTGDSLLDAFTWIKPGGECDGTSNTSATRYDYHCGLSDALQPAPEAGSWFQAYFVQLLTNANPSFL, from the exons ATG TGTCCAATACATTCTGTGACCGTATCAACATGGCGGGACGTGTATTTGCTACTTTGGCTACTTTGGCCGCattggcagcctctgcccCTGTCGTGGAAGAACGACAGGCTTGCGCTAGCGTTTG GGGACAATGCGGAGGCCAAGGTTGGTCTGGAGCAACATGCTGTGCTTCTGGTAGCTCATGTGTCGTCTCCAACCCCTACTACTCACAATGTCTTCCTGGCTCCGGAGGAGGTTCGAGTTCCTCTACACTCGCTTCCTCTACCCGCGCGTCATCCACGACAGTTAGATCAAGCTCAACGACTCCCCCCGCCAAGCTCTTCTACGCCACCACCTCCAGTTGGATCAGGAACTGCTACTTACCAGGGCAACCCATTTTCTGGAATCAACCCCTGGGCTAATAGCTTCTACGCCCAGGAAGTAAGCAGCTCGGCGATTCCCAGTTTGTCCGGAGCCAtggctactgctgcagcggccGCTGCAAAGGTACCGTCGTTCATGTGGCT GGATACTCTTAGCAAGACTAGCCTGTTGAGCTCGACATTGTCAGATATCCGTGCCGCAAACAAGGCCGGAGGCAACTACGCTGGTCAGTTCGTTGTGTACGACTTGCCTGACCGTgactgcgctgctgctgcctccaaCGGAGAGTACTCTATCGCGGACAACGGAGTAGCCAACTACAAGAACTACATTGACACCATTGTCGGCATTCTGAAGACGTACTCCGATATTCGGACTATCTTGGTCATTG AGCCTGACTCTCTCGCCAATCTTGTTACTAACCTCAGCGTTGCGAAGTGCTCAAACGCTCAGGCCGCTTACTTGGAATGCATCAACTATGCTATTACGCAGCTGAACCTCCCCAACGTTGCCATGTACCTCGATGCCGGCCACGCAGGATGGCTTGGCTGGCCCGCCAATCAGCAGCCAGCGGCTCAACTGTTCGCCAGCGTGTACAAGAATGCATCGTCACCCCGAGCGGTTCGTGGATTGGCTACCAACGTTGCAAACTACAATGGATGGAACATCACTTCTGCTCCGTCATACACTCAAGGAAACTCCGTTTACAACGAGCAGTTGTACATTCACGCCATTTCACCCCTTCTCACTCAGCAAGGCTGGAGCAACACCTACTTCATTACCGACCAGGGTCGTTCCGGCAAGCAGCCCACCGGCCAGCAGGCGTGGGGTGACTGGTGCAATGTCATTGGCACTGGATTCGGCATTCGCCCTTCTGCCAACACTGGAGATTCTCTGCTTGATGCATTCACTTGGATTAAGCCAGGCGGTGAATGTGACGGAACCAGCAACACATCTGCGACACGATACGATTACCACTGTGGCTTGTCAGATGCTCTGCAGCCCGCTCCCGAGGCTGGTTCTTGGTTCCAGGCTTACTTCGTGCAGCTTCTTACCAATGCCAACCCCTCATTCTTGTAA